From the genome of Aspergillus fumigatus Af293 chromosome 1, whole genome shotgun sequence, one region includes:
- a CDS encoding putative CP2 transcription factor → MFDKRTKQKPGEELIGEFRRKFSQVIADPFLTQQASVEHNDAKVANHSILPSQSYHPRFDHHHANSNVVDFVAPSALQAGLLAPTVNQMCAVVHSPAGDLHTPTVEWNLASTPWIWDQMVSVQPDFHDQPPPPPPPPPPPHLPQQEQQLHGHAATATRGVAGLQSQYQHHLFQNMDPFASNHLLPSNVSFEANSYDDLLDAASHRDSFTEMLGHVAQPLLPVGSDAVDRADFPSKPENPFRYRVTLLAPTAITDHAHEPPVTYLNKSQSYSVSIVDSTPPAHATQSVKYRTSVRITFEETAHRSNPARCWRLWKEARGAVEAQQRGGKMRALEFVDLRLGSKKNAPRIKKVDSASFDGFCVTWTSTPEAGSSECVINVRLNFLSTDFSLSKGVKGVPTRLCVKTEMIGLEDGTPASGSDTEAEICYCKVKVFRDHGAERKLSNDVAHVQKAIHKVERQIAQGDIDGHNGLGKRKRRKGVGHGLTKNHAVSMSLSPSRSNSLTGIDDLHRALFELRNLFSSSQPVSLLSLRGDVLDDPDQSPVSLPRDSATPVSFGRDSASETDVGVNFHGDLVELPRRPFGRDASTVEPKMESPDPGLSDINGRSSPESDTGDRSSSPRHVACFYVRIQDKQQQEPYYRAVYLTERTASDFIDQLSKKYNVQPDRILSLVHINPNSLRVAVDDDVVGAIPEGQDMIAQFTEVPAPVSSDGEGEGEGDSTRYEVQLHF, encoded by the exons ATGTTTGACAAAAG gacgaagcagaagccaGGAGAAGAGCTGATCGGGGAGTTTCGAAGGAAATTCTCCCAGGTCATCGCAGACCCCTTTCTCACACAACAGGCGTCAGTCGAGCACAACGATGCGAAGGTCGCAAATCACTCCATACTTCCATCACAATCATACCACCCCCGGTTCGACCATCACCATGCGAATTCGAACGTAGTCGACTTTGTCGCTCCTTCAGCCCTACAAGCCGGCCTTCTTGCTCCCACTGTTAATCAGATGTGCGCCGTAGTCCATAGTCCTGCGGGGGACCTTCACACCCCAACTGTAGAATGGAATCTGGCCAGCACGCCTTGGATATGGGATCAGATGGTCAGCGTACAACCTGACTTTCACGaccaaccaccaccaccaccaccaccaccaccaccaccacaccTACCACAACAAGAACAACAACTACATGGACACGCGGCGACGGCAACTCGAGGTGTGGCAGGTTTGCAGTCGCAATACCAGCACCATTTGTTTCAGAACATGGACCCGTTTGCGTCAAACCACTTACTACCGAGCAACGTCTCGTTCGAGGCAAACTCATACGACGATTTGTTGGACGCGGCAAGCCATCGAGATTCATTCACAGAAATGTTGGGACATGTGGCGCAGCCTCTCCTCCCAGTGGGGTCGGACGCGGTCGACCGCGCCGACTTCCCATCGAAGCCAGAGAATCC ATTCCGCTATCGTGTCACCCTCCTCGCTCCCACCGCTATCACGGATCATGCGCATGAACCACCAGTCACCTATCTCAACAAGTCCCAGTCATACTCGGTATCCATTGTCGACTCTACACCCCCGGCGCACGCCACACAATCCGTCAAATATCGCACGAGTGTGAGAATCACCTTTGAGGAAACGGCACACCGATCGAACCCGGCCCGGTGCTGGCGACTCTGGAAGGAAGCGCGAGGGGCGGTCGAGGCGCAACAACGAGGGGGGAAGATGCGAGCATTGGAGTTTGTGGACCTGCGTCTGGgatcgaagaagaacgcGCCGCGGATCAAAAAGGTGGACAGCGCGTCGTTTGACGGGTTCTGTGTAACCTGGACGAGCACTCCGGAAGCCGGTTCTTCCGAGTGCGTGATCAACGTCCGCTTGAACTTTTTGTCGACCGATTTCAGTCTATCCAAGGGTGTCAAGGGCGTTCCGACGAGGTTATGCGTCAAAACAGAGATGATTGGCCTCGAGGATGGCACTCCTGCGTCGGGATCTGACACCGAAGCCGAGATTTGCTactgcaaggtcaaggtGTTTCGCGACCACGGAGCGGAAAGAAAGCTGTCCAACGATGTGGCGCATGTGCAGAAAGCGATTCACAAGGTTGAACGGCAAATCGCGCAGGGAGATATCGACGGCCATAATGGTCTGGGAAAGCGGAAACGGCGAAAAGGCGTGGGACACGGGCTGACCAAGAATCATGCCGTCTCGATGAGCCTCTCCCCCAGCCGTTCCAACAGCCTCACGGGCATAGACGATTTACACCGGGCTTTGTTCGAGCTGCGCAACCTCTTTTCGTCCTCCCAGCCAGTGAGTCTGCTCTCACTGCGGGGCGATGTGCTGGATGATCCGGACCAATCACCAGTTTCTCTACCTCGGGACTCGGCCACGCCTGTGTCTTTTGGACGGGACAGCGCGTCCGAGACTGATGTTGGGGTCAACTTTCATGGCGACCTGGTCGAGCTCCCACGTCGTCCTTTCGGCCGAGATGCAAGTACTGTTGAGCCTAAGATGGAATCTCCTGATCCCGGCCTCAGCGATATAAATGGTCGATCTTCACCCGAGTCGGATACCGGTGACCGGTCATCCAGCCCTAGGCATG TGGCATGTTTCTACGTCCGAATCCAGGacaaacagcagcaggaaccCTATTACCGCGCCGTATACCTCACCGAGCGCACCGCATCCGACTTTATTGACCAACTATCCAAGAAATACAACGTCCAACCAGACCGTATCCTCAGTCTCGTCCATATCAATCCGAACAGTCTACGCGTCGCCGTCGACGATGACGTCGTGGGAGCAATCCCCGAAGGACAAGACATGATCGCCCAATTTACCGAGGTTCCTGCTCCGGTTAGCAGCGACGGAGAGGGcgagggagaaggagacagCACCAGGTACGAGGTTCAGCTACATTTCTGA